In the genome of Bordetella avium, the window TGACGAGCCCTTTCGCACCAGGATGTTCCATGAAAGCACGCATCATTGTCTTGCTGGCCAGTCTGTTGTGCGCCAACGCCTATGCCCAAAACGGCTATTCGGCATCGACGGCGCAGTCCTCTGGCCAGAACGATACGGTCTATTCGACCAATCAGGTCGGCAAACCCGCCACGAATGGCGGCAAAGTCTATTCCACCACGCAGGTCCAGCCGCCCGACCCGGTGACGGATGCTGTCAGAAAGCGCTTTCAGCTGCGGTTTCAAGACCTGAAGATAGGCGTTGTCCGGCCCACGCCTTACGGCCTTTTCGAGGTGCAGCTGGGCGGCGATATGTTCTACACCGACAAGGATGTGTCGTGGGTGATGAAGGGTCCGCTGATCGATGCCGCCACGCGCCGCGATGTGACGCGAGAAAACCTTGAAAAACTCAGCGCCGTGTCGTTCTCCGAGCTGCCGCTGGATCTCGCGATCAAGCAGGTCAAAGG includes:
- a CDS encoding DsbC family protein — translated: MKARIIVLLASLLCANAYAQNGYSASTAQSSGQNDTVYSTNQVGKPATNGGKVYSTTQVQPPDPVTDAVRKRFQLRFQDLKIGVVRPTPYGLFEVQLGGDMFYTDKDVSWVMKGPLIDAATRRDVTRENLEKLSAVSFSELPLDLAIKQVKGQGKHRIAIFEDPNCGYCKQLRHTLKEMDDVTIYTFLYPILSPDSTVKARDVLCAADPGKVLDAWMLEGKPPAPAHCRAPIEELVALGEKLRVRGTPTLFFEDNTRAAGVLPPAQLRERLTRNVSQ